A portion of the Adhaeribacter radiodurans genome contains these proteins:
- the secA gene encoding preprotein translocase subunit SecA: MFDFIGKTVAKIFGTKSERDIKEVTPYVGQINEEYARLAAITDDELRQRTQTVKSIIDERLSEMDAKISALYQRVANESELDIMQKENIFSEIDSLEKERNKQLELVLMEVLPQAFAIVKETARRFKENGQLEVTATEMDRSMAARKPNVRVEGDKAIWANKWMAAGSEITWDMLHYDVQLIGGIVLHQGKIAEMGTGEGKTLVATLPAFLNALAKRGVHVVTVNDYLAKRDSEWMAPLFEFHGLTIDCIDKHQPNTDDRRRAYQADITYGTNNEFGFDYLRDNMARNPDELVQRKHHYAMVDEVDSVLIDDARTPLIISGPVPRGDEHEFYDLKPRIAMLVEAQKKVVGNFLVESKRLLKEGNEKEGGLSLFRAYRGLPKNKPLIKFLGETGIRAALQKTENFFLQDNARQMPQADEPLYFTIDEKNNNIELTEKGLDMITGQGEDPNFFIMPDIGTELASIENDKTISDEERLHRKEKLMNDFAEKSQRVHTINQLLKAYTLFEKDVEYIVTEDRKVKIVDEQTGRVMEGRRYSDGLHQAIEAKENVRVEDATQTYATVTLQNYFRMYHKLCGMTGTAETEAGEFWEIYKLDVVTIPTNRQVVREDRHDKVYKTVREKFNAVAEEIQELTSAGRPVLVGTTSVEISELVSRMLQIRKIPHQVLNAKLHQKEAEIVAEAGKPSTVTIATNMAGRGTDIKLTPESKHAGGLAIIGTERHESRRVDRQLRGRSGRQGDPGSSQFFVSLDDSLMRLFGSERIAKLMDRLGLEEGEVIQHSMISNSIERAQKKVEENNFGIRKRLLEYDDVMNAQREVVYRRRRNALYGERLELDIWNMIYDLSEDMVQNHKGSGDFDDFSLNIIRVFGFDTTIIASELASQSATDLTERLYNEALNFYLDKNKAIAEHSFPIITDIYQNRSMIETIAVPFTDGRKQITAMANLEKAYQTHSRELIKEMEKAITLATIDQAWTQHLREMDDLKQSVQNAVYEQKDPLLIYKFESFELFKRMIGKVNEETVSFLFKADIPVQRPEEVQEARQPRQPKAPALKIQKEEVHSVLEGPATEEAAEAQAVVKAVPARSHKVAGRNDKVSVQYNDGRIVRDVKYKSVEQDVLNHRCVIIED; encoded by the coding sequence ATGTTCGATTTTATTGGAAAAACAGTTGCCAAAATATTCGGCACCAAATCCGAACGTGATATTAAAGAAGTAACTCCCTACGTGGGACAAATCAACGAAGAATATGCCAGACTAGCTGCCATTACAGATGACGAACTTCGGCAAAGAACCCAGACCGTAAAATCCATCATTGATGAGCGGCTGAGTGAAATGGATGCAAAAATTTCTGCTTTATACCAACGGGTGGCAAATGAATCCGAACTGGACATTATGCAGAAAGAAAATATATTCTCTGAAATTGATTCTTTAGAAAAAGAGCGCAATAAACAACTGGAATTAGTATTAATGGAGGTGCTGCCGCAAGCATTTGCCATTGTTAAAGAAACGGCGCGCCGGTTTAAAGAAAATGGCCAGTTAGAAGTTACGGCCACCGAAATGGATCGGTCAATGGCTGCCCGCAAACCTAATGTGCGTGTAGAAGGAGATAAAGCCATTTGGGCTAATAAATGGATGGCTGCTGGTAGCGAAATTACCTGGGACATGCTTCACTACGATGTACAGTTAATTGGGGGGATAGTATTGCACCAAGGTAAAATTGCTGAAATGGGTACCGGTGAAGGTAAAACATTGGTAGCTACCTTGCCGGCCTTCCTGAATGCTTTAGCTAAACGCGGTGTACACGTTGTTACCGTAAACGACTACCTGGCTAAACGCGACTCCGAATGGATGGCCCCCTTGTTCGAGTTTCATGGTCTAACCATAGATTGCATTGACAAACACCAGCCTAATACCGATGACCGTCGCCGGGCTTACCAGGCGGATATTACCTATGGCACTAATAATGAATTTGGGTTTGATTACCTGCGCGATAACATGGCGCGTAATCCTGATGAATTAGTACAACGCAAACACCACTATGCCATGGTGGACGAAGTAGACTCTGTGTTAATTGATGATGCTCGTACGCCTTTGATTATTTCGGGACCGGTACCTCGTGGCGATGAACATGAATTTTATGATCTGAAACCACGGATTGCCATGCTGGTTGAAGCACAAAAGAAAGTGGTAGGTAATTTCCTGGTAGAATCTAAGCGTTTACTTAAAGAGGGGAACGAAAAAGAAGGTGGTTTATCTTTGTTCCGGGCCTACCGGGGTTTACCAAAAAATAAACCATTAATTAAATTCTTAGGCGAAACGGGTATTCGGGCGGCTTTGCAAAAAACCGAAAACTTTTTCTTGCAGGATAATGCCCGCCAAATGCCGCAAGCCGATGAGCCGCTTTACTTTACCATCGACGAAAAAAATAACAACATTGAGTTAACCGAAAAAGGGCTTGATATGATTACCGGCCAGGGAGAAGATCCTAACTTCTTTATTATGCCGGATATTGGTACCGAGTTAGCCTCAATTGAAAACGATAAGACTATTTCGGATGAGGAGCGTTTGCACCGCAAAGAAAAGTTAATGAATGATTTCGCTGAGAAATCGCAGCGGGTTCATACCATTAACCAATTACTAAAAGCTTATACCTTATTCGAAAAAGACGTAGAATACATTGTTACGGAAGATCGGAAAGTAAAAATTGTAGATGAGCAAACCGGCCGGGTAATGGAAGGCCGTCGTTATTCCGATGGTTTACACCAGGCAATTGAAGCTAAAGAAAACGTGCGGGTAGAAGATGCGACCCAAACCTACGCTACGGTTACTTTACAAAATTACTTCCGGATGTACCACAAACTGTGTGGTATGACCGGTACTGCTGAAACCGAAGCCGGTGAATTCTGGGAAATTTATAAACTGGATGTAGTTACTATTCCTACTAACAGACAGGTGGTGCGCGAAGACCGCCACGATAAAGTTTATAAAACTGTACGCGAAAAATTTAATGCAGTAGCCGAAGAGATTCAGGAGTTAACTTCTGCGGGCCGCCCGGTACTGGTAGGTACTACCTCTGTAGAAATTTCCGAATTAGTAAGTCGAATGCTGCAAATCCGGAAAATTCCGCACCAGGTACTGAACGCGAAACTACACCAGAAAGAAGCAGAAATTGTAGCGGAAGCAGGTAAGCCTAGCACCGTAACTATTGCTACCAACATGGCAGGTCGTGGTACTGACATTAAATTAACTCCAGAATCAAAGCATGCTGGTGGTTTGGCTATTATTGGTACCGAGCGTCACGAATCCCGGCGGGTAGACCGTCAGTTGCGCGGTCGTTCTGGCCGGCAAGGTGACCCAGGTTCTTCTCAATTTTTTGTGAGCTTGGATGATAGTTTAATGCGTTTATTCGGTTCAGAAAGAATTGCTAAACTCATGGACCGGTTAGGCTTAGAAGAAGGAGAAGTTATTCAGCACTCTATGATTTCTAACTCTATTGAAAGAGCGCAGAAAAAAGTAGAAGAAAATAACTTTGGTATCCGGAAGCGTTTGCTGGAGTACGACGACGTAATGAACGCGCAGCGCGAAGTAGTATACCGTCGTCGTCGTAATGCACTTTATGGCGAGCGTTTGGAACTGGATATCTGGAACATGATCTATGATCTGAGCGAAGATATGGTACAGAACCACAAGGGCAGTGGCGATTTTGATGATTTTAGCTTAAATATTATTCGGGTATTTGGCTTTGATACAACTATTATTGCCAGTGAATTAGCAAGCCAATCAGCTACCGATTTAACGGAGCGGTTGTACAACGAAGCGCTTAACTTCTACTTAGATAAGAATAAAGCCATCGCAGAACATTCCTTCCCGATTATTACGGATATTTACCAGAACCGGTCTATGATTGAAACCATTGCGGTTCCATTTACCGATGGACGTAAGCAAATTACGGCAATGGCAAATCTGGAGAAGGCTTACCAAACGCATTCCCGGGAGTTGATTAAAGAAATGGAGAAAGCCATTACTTTAGCTACCATCGACCAGGCCTGGACCCAGCATTTACGCGAAATGGACGATTTGAAGCAGTCGGTGCAGAATGCCGTTTACGAGCAGAAAGACCCGTTGTTAATTTATAAGTTTGAATCGTTTGAGTTATTTAAGCGGATGATTGGTAAGGTAAACGAAGAAACTGTTTCTTTCCTGTTTAAAGCCGATATTCCGGTACAGAGACCCGAAGAAGTACAAGAAGCCCGGCAACCCCGGCAACCCAAAGCTCCGGCTTTAAAAATTCAAAAAGAAGAAGTTCATTCTGTTCTGGAAGGCCCGGCTACCGAAGAAGCTGCCGAAGCTCAGGCGGTTGTAAAAGCTGTACCCGCCAGGTCGCACAAAGTTGCCGGCCGTAACGATAAAGTTAGTGTACAGTATAATGATGGCCGGATTGTACGCGATGTTAAGTACAAAAGCGTAGAACAGGATGTGCTCAACCACCGTTGTGTAATCATTGAAGACTAA
- a CDS encoding Ppx/GppA phosphatase family protein yields MKNRRLALIDMGTNTFHLLIAEINPVGEPETLVKLKESVKLGQDGITQGAIAPDAVERALQTISSFKAEIDKYNVSEVRAVATSAVRNAANGTKLTTAIHEQAGIEVEVISGDREAELIYYGVKSALEIGSERSLIIDIGGGSVEFIICDGDTIFWKQSFEIGAQRLMDKFFINDPIAAADVEAEMAFLEEQLQPLTEAIAQYKPCALIGSSGTFDTLCDIDVKRKGLDRSCDPCTESDLALSDFYEIYDEILKKTHSERLAIPGMIEMRVDMIVVACVLIDHVLENYELNKIRVSSYALKEGLLSEQLKLAEK; encoded by the coding sequence ATGAAAAACCGCCGCCTTGCCCTTATTGATATGGGTACCAATACCTTCCATTTATTAATTGCCGAAATTAACCCGGTTGGAGAACCAGAAACTTTAGTAAAGCTGAAAGAATCAGTAAAGTTAGGCCAGGATGGAATTACGCAGGGGGCAATCGCTCCGGATGCTGTAGAAAGGGCTCTGCAAACAATAAGTAGCTTTAAAGCTGAAATAGATAAATACAATGTTTCGGAAGTAAGAGCAGTGGCAACCAGTGCCGTTCGGAATGCAGCGAACGGGACTAAATTAACAACAGCCATTCACGAGCAAGCGGGTATTGAGGTAGAAGTTATTTCCGGCGACCGCGAAGCTGAGTTAATTTATTACGGTGTAAAATCGGCTCTGGAAATAGGTTCTGAACGCAGCTTAATTATCGATATTGGCGGCGGCAGTGTAGAATTTATTATTTGCGACGGTGATACTATTTTTTGGAAACAAAGTTTTGAAATTGGCGCTCAACGCTTAATGGATAAGTTTTTTATTAATGACCCCATCGCAGCGGCTGATGTGGAAGCAGAAATGGCGTTTTTAGAAGAACAACTGCAGCCCTTAACCGAAGCAATAGCCCAATATAAACCTTGTGCCTTAATTGGCTCTTCTGGTACTTTTGATACGCTTTGCGATATTGACGTGAAACGCAAAGGTTTGGATCGTTCCTGCGACCCCTGTACCGAATCCGATTTAGCTTTATCTGATTTTTACGAAATTTACGACGAGATTCTGAAGAAAACACACTCGGAGCGTTTAGCCATTCCGGGTATGATTGAAATGCGCGTAGATATGATTGTGGTGGCTTGTGTTTTAATTGATCATGTATTGGAAAACTACGAACTAAATAAAATTCGGGTATCTTCCTATGCGTTAAAAGAAGGATTATTAAGCGAACAACTTAAACTAGCAGAGAAGTAA
- a CDS encoding class I SAM-dependent methyltransferase: MYSFLTVSNWPDYELVDSGNFEKLERFGDYFLARPEPQAIWDQHLPPSEWSRLAQAIFKREKGSTEKGQWQLRKGMAEQWFINYEYQQMKLRFRLGLSSFKHVGLFPEQDPNWKFIYDATKQLKTKPPKILNLFAYTGAASLAAKAAGADVTHLDSVKQVNYWARENMEASNLNQIRWIVEDAMKFVRREVKRGNKYQGLILDPPAYGRGPNGEKWQLEDELNELIKLCAQLLDPVDNLFLINLYSLGFSGLILDNLIRLNFTDHDKAHHEVGEIYLQDRAQRKLPLGTFYRFSTVSYNIIGTK; encoded by the coding sequence ATGTATTCATTTCTTACTGTAAGCAATTGGCCCGATTACGAATTGGTAGATTCTGGTAATTTTGAAAAGCTGGAACGATTCGGTGATTATTTCCTGGCCCGACCCGAGCCGCAGGCTATTTGGGACCAACATTTACCGCCTTCGGAATGGAGCCGGCTGGCCCAGGCAATTTTTAAACGGGAAAAAGGGAGCACCGAAAAAGGACAATGGCAGTTGCGTAAAGGAATGGCCGAACAATGGTTTATTAATTATGAATACCAGCAAATGAAGTTACGTTTCCGGCTTGGCTTGTCTTCGTTTAAACACGTGGGTTTATTTCCGGAGCAGGACCCCAACTGGAAATTTATTTACGACGCTACTAAACAGCTAAAAACCAAACCACCTAAAATATTAAATTTATTTGCTTATACTGGAGCTGCTTCCCTGGCCGCCAAAGCAGCAGGAGCCGATGTAACGCACTTGGATTCAGTTAAGCAGGTAAATTACTGGGCCCGCGAAAATATGGAGGCCAGCAACTTAAATCAAATCCGGTGGATTGTAGAAGATGCCATGAAATTTGTGCGCCGAGAAGTGAAAAGGGGTAACAAATACCAAGGCTTAATTCTGGACCCACCGGCTTATGGGCGCGGGCCAAATGGCGAAAAATGGCAGCTGGAAGATGAGCTAAACGAATTAATTAAATTATGCGCGCAACTACTAGACCCTGTAGATAATTTATTTCTCATTAACTTGTATTCCTTAGGATTCTCGGGTTTAATCCTGGATAACTTAATCCGTTTAAATTTTACAGATCACGATAAAGCACACCACGAAGTAGGAGAAATTTATTTACAGGACAGGGCACAACGTAAATTGCCTTTGGGAACCTTTTACCGCTTTAGCACCGTTTCGTACAACATAATAGGAACTAAATGA
- the dapF gene encoding diaminopimelate epimerase has product MNVTFYKYQGTGNDFIMIDNRHLFFAADNANLIAQLCERRMGIGADGLILLQNREGYDFEMVYFNADGRPGSMCGNGGRCTVQFAKQLGIIKEKAFFLAADGDHYASVDTAGQISLKMNDVQQVETGADYYYLNTGSPHYVQFVEALEQLNVFAEGRDIRYNNRFKQEGTNVNFAQLQPEMHLFVRTYERGVEDETFSCGTGVTATALAASYKGATSPVSIRTLGGNLQVAFEATPTGFTNIYLIGPAQYVFTGFIEV; this is encoded by the coding sequence ATGAACGTTACTTTTTATAAATACCAAGGCACCGGCAACGATTTTATTATGATTGATAACCGGCATTTATTTTTTGCAGCAGATAACGCCAATTTAATTGCCCAACTTTGCGAGCGCCGCATGGGAATAGGTGCCGACGGATTAATCTTATTACAAAATCGGGAAGGCTATGATTTTGAGATGGTGTACTTTAATGCCGATGGACGACCGGGTTCTATGTGCGGTAACGGTGGCCGCTGCACCGTACAGTTTGCTAAACAATTAGGTATAATCAAGGAAAAAGCTTTTTTCCTGGCGGCTGATGGCGATCATTATGCATCCGTAGATACTGCCGGGCAAATATCTTTAAAAATGAATGATGTACAACAAGTAGAAACGGGTGCGGATTATTATTACTTAAACACCGGCTCCCCGCATTATGTACAGTTTGTAGAGGCCCTGGAACAGTTAAACGTTTTTGCCGAAGGCCGCGACATCCGATACAACAATCGGTTTAAGCAGGAGGGAACGAACGTAAATTTTGCCCAATTACAACCTGAAATGCATTTATTTGTGCGCACTTACGAACGCGGTGTAGAAGATGAAACTTTTTCTTGTGGTACCGGCGTCACGGCTACTGCTTTAGCAGCGAGCTACAAAGGAGCCACCAGTCCGGTTTCGATTCGAACTTTAGGAGGCAATTTACAAGTAGCTTTTGAGGCAACTCCTACCGGCTTTACCAATATTTACTTAATTGGTCCGGCACAGTACGTTTTTACAGGTTTTATTGAGGTGTAA
- a CDS encoding sporulation protein codes for MKKIKINGLVLCFLVLISCARTPGTVSKSVTTAAAEDLSAFRPKFPAPPTETSNETKPVSEPVVSVTPTHHVNNRVLALIDTVANANKAIKYAQGYRILAYTGTERKTAMEMRRAIIDRIPEERDYLQYRQPTFRLKIGDYLNRIEAQQVLSRIKDISPNALIISDQINVNR; via the coding sequence ATGAAAAAAATCAAAATTAACGGACTGGTTTTATGTTTTTTGGTTCTTATTTCCTGTGCACGTACTCCTGGTACAGTATCTAAATCAGTGACAACAGCGGCAGCAGAAGATCTAAGTGCTTTCCGACCAAAGTTTCCAGCTCCACCCACTGAAACATCAAACGAAACGAAGCCGGTTTCGGAGCCAGTTGTTAGTGTTACTCCTACGCATCATGTAAATAACCGGGTGCTAGCTTTAATCGATACAGTAGCTAATGCCAATAAGGCGATTAAGTACGCGCAGGGATATCGAATTTTAGCTTATACCGGAACCGAAAGAAAAACGGCCATGGAAATGCGACGGGCTATTATTGATCGGATACCGGAAGAACGTGATTACCTGCAATACCGTCAGCCTACGTTCCGGCTTAAAATTGGCGATTACCTGAACCGAATCGAAGCACAACAAGTGCTTTCCCGCATAAAAGATATTTCGCCCAATGCTCTGATTATTTCTGACCAAATTAATGTTAACCGGTAA
- the deoC gene encoding deoxyribose-phosphate aldolase: MKTNSHISDFNIASYIDHTLLRPDADERMIKQLCAEATTYQFAAVCVPPCYVKIAANTLVDSQVNIATVIGFPLGYQTAEVKFFEAHKALSAGASEIDMVLNLAAFKSDRLADVENEVGELATLCHLRGGLLKVIIETALLTEEEIIQACYLCAQAEADFVKTSTGFASRGATVADVELMRQYLPEKVRIKASGGIRDIAFAKELIQAGADRIGTSAGVQLMKYEKNQN, encoded by the coding sequence TTGAAGACTAATTCTCACATATCAGATTTTAATATTGCCAGCTACATTGATCATACGCTTCTTCGGCCCGATGCCGATGAGCGTATGATTAAGCAGTTGTGTGCCGAAGCTACTACGTATCAGTTTGCCGCAGTTTGTGTGCCACCCTGCTATGTAAAAATAGCTGCTAACACGTTGGTCGATAGTCAGGTTAATATTGCTACGGTTATAGGTTTTCCGTTGGGCTATCAAACCGCGGAGGTAAAGTTTTTTGAAGCGCATAAAGCTTTAAGTGCGGGTGCTTCCGAAATTGATATGGTGCTTAATTTAGCTGCTTTTAAATCTGACCGCTTGGCCGATGTAGAAAACGAAGTAGGTGAATTAGCTACTCTTTGTCATTTACGCGGCGGATTATTAAAGGTAATTATTGAAACTGCTTTACTAACGGAAGAGGAAATTATTCAAGCGTGTTACTTGTGTGCCCAGGCCGAGGCAGATTTTGTAAAAACTTCTACCGGATTTGCCAGTCGTGGTGCTACTGTGGCAGATGTGGAGTTAATGCGGCAATACTTACCAGAAAAAGTGCGTATTAAAGCTTCAGGAGGTATCCGGGACATTGCCTTTGCTAAAGAACTAATTCAGGCTGGTGCCGATCGCATTGGTACCTCGGCGGGAGTGCAATTAATGAAATATGAAAAAAATCAAAATTAA